From a region of the Acinetobacter calcoaceticus genome:
- the queG gene encoding tRNA epoxyqueuosine(34) reductase QueG translates to MTSSDTSRITVQQLDLHELKAWIKAQALDLGFADCVIAKPDAQEQMPRFLEYLERGYHADMTYLEENLEKRADPKLLVPGTKSIICVRMNYLVESPKPRYVPFEPNSAIIARYARGRDYHKVMRGRLKTLATRIREKVGDFESRPFADSAPIFEKSLAESAGMGWTGKHTLLIHKKSGSFFVLGELFTSLDLPFDGPTTSHCGSCSACIDICPTQAIVEPYMLDARRCIAYLTIEYKGIIPEELRAGIGNRVFGCDDCQLICPWNSFAKTASISDFNPRNGLDSISLLDIWQWDEAIFLANTEGSPIRRTGYQSFKRNIAIGLGNAPYSTEIVAQLQNGKILHDDIVNVHIDWAIEQQLNQLQ, encoded by the coding sequence ATGACATCTTCCGATACATCACGCATTACGGTGCAACAACTTGATCTTCATGAATTAAAAGCGTGGATCAAGGCTCAAGCATTAGACTTGGGTTTTGCTGATTGTGTCATTGCAAAACCAGATGCTCAAGAGCAAATGCCTCGTTTTTTAGAGTATCTTGAACGTGGCTATCATGCAGATATGACCTATTTAGAAGAAAATCTAGAAAAGCGGGCTGACCCCAAGTTATTAGTTCCCGGCACAAAAAGTATTATTTGCGTTCGTATGAACTATTTGGTTGAGTCACCAAAGCCGCGTTATGTACCTTTCGAACCGAACTCTGCAATTATTGCCCGATATGCACGTGGTCGAGACTATCACAAGGTCATGCGTGGTAGATTGAAAACTTTAGCCACACGCATTCGTGAAAAAGTTGGTGATTTTGAATCACGTCCTTTTGCCGATTCAGCCCCTATTTTTGAAAAATCACTAGCTGAAAGTGCCGGAATGGGCTGGACGGGTAAACATACATTGCTCATTCACAAAAAGTCAGGTTCTTTTTTTGTCTTGGGTGAACTATTTACATCACTCGATTTACCTTTTGATGGCCCAACGACCTCTCATTGTGGTTCATGTAGTGCTTGTATTGATATTTGTCCAACTCAAGCCATTGTAGAACCATATATGCTTGATGCACGGCGTTGTATTGCATATTTAACCATCGAATATAAAGGAATCATTCCAGAAGAATTACGTGCTGGTATTGGTAACCGAGTTTTTGGTTGTGATGACTGTCAATTAATCTGTCCATGGAATAGTTTTGCCAAAACTGCGTCCATTAGCGATTTCAATCCTAGAAATGGATTAGACAGCATCAGTCTTTTAGACATCTGGCAATGGGATGAAGCTATTTTTTTAGCTAATACAGAAGGTAGTCCAATTCGCCGAACAGGTTATCAATCATTTAAACGTAATATTGCTATTGGTTTAGGAAATGCTCCCTATTCAACGGAAATTGTAGCTCAACTACAAAATGGCAAAATTTTGCATGATGATATTGTGAATGTGCATATTGATTGGGCAATTGAGCAACAACTCAACCAACTTCAATGA
- a CDS encoding NAD(P)H-hydrate dehydratase codes for MQTVVYHSDDIQAWEQRWFAAQNSSLGLMQQAAWSIAQQLIKLFKEQSIKNIAVWCGQGNNAGDGYFIASYLKRAGFHVEIFAAELGQSVNLHCAVQFAIEKKVPIHQNFNVERIFDCHIDALFGIGLNRELNADWEQAIQQFNEQTGLKVSVDIPSGLQANTGCTLPCAIRADHTFTVLGLKAGLFTGQGKEYTGELHLIDLIPIDQELKPLAYLTSTNIKLPKRLAFGHKGSYGHVLVVGGHEQMGGAVIMAAEAAFHAGAGKVTVVCHQKHHQAILSRAPNIMLRNINDLTEKSIKDILSQVDAVCFGMGLGRDDWAKQIYQQWFNLLNQSTHLEIVLDADALWFLAKQPQKLNAHISLTPHPGEAATLLECSITQIENDRISAIYALQQKYAGLWVLKGAGSLILEDTLYICTQGNAGMGTGGMGDVLAGMIASLKAQFHKAIALHEIVTLHAQAGDRLAKQGMRGLQAFEMNQAITQVVNQ; via the coding sequence ATGCAGACGGTAGTTTACCATAGCGATGATATTCAAGCATGGGAGCAACGCTGGTTTGCTGCACAAAACTCATCATTAGGTTTAATGCAACAAGCGGCTTGGTCAATTGCTCAACAGTTAATTAAACTTTTTAAAGAGCAGTCTATTAAAAATATTGCTGTTTGGTGTGGACAGGGCAACAATGCTGGCGATGGCTACTTTATAGCAAGTTATCTAAAACGAGCAGGATTCCACGTTGAAATATTTGCGGCTGAATTAGGCCAGTCAGTTAATCTACATTGTGCTGTGCAATTCGCTATAGAAAAGAAAGTCCCGATTCATCAAAATTTTAATGTTGAAAGAATTTTTGATTGCCATATTGATGCTTTATTTGGTATTGGCTTGAATCGTGAGTTGAATGCCGATTGGGAACAGGCTATTCAACAATTTAATGAACAAACGGGCCTAAAAGTTTCTGTTGATATTCCAAGTGGTTTACAGGCAAATACAGGCTGTACCTTACCTTGTGCAATACGAGCTGATCATACATTTACAGTTTTAGGACTTAAAGCCGGATTATTTACAGGTCAAGGCAAAGAATATACAGGAGAGCTTCATTTAATTGATTTAATTCCTATAGACCAAGAGCTGAAACCGTTAGCCTATTTAACATCAACAAATATTAAACTTCCTAAGCGATTAGCATTTGGTCATAAAGGGAGTTATGGACATGTTTTAGTCGTTGGCGGGCATGAACAAATGGGCGGTGCTGTAATTATGGCTGCCGAAGCTGCTTTTCATGCGGGAGCGGGTAAAGTCACGGTGGTTTGTCATCAAAAGCATCATCAGGCTATTTTGTCACGGGCTCCTAATATTATGCTCCGTAATATTAATGACTTAACTGAAAAGTCTATTAAAGATATTTTATCTCAGGTTGATGCAGTATGTTTTGGAATGGGGTTGGGGCGTGATGATTGGGCAAAGCAGATCTATCAACAATGGTTTAATTTGTTAAATCAGAGTACACACCTAGAAATTGTTTTAGATGCGGATGCTTTATGGTTTTTAGCAAAACAACCCCAAAAATTGAATGCACATATTTCTTTAACGCCTCATCCAGGAGAAGCTGCAACATTACTTGAGTGTTCCATTACTCAGATTGAGAATGACCGAATCTCCGCGATTTATGCCTTACAACAAAAATATGCAGGGCTGTGGGTGCTTAAAGGAGCGGGTAGTTTGATTTTAGAAGATACTCTTTATATTTGTACCCAAGGGAATGCTGGTATGGGAACTGGAGGGATGGGAGATGTGCTAGCGGGAATGATTGCAAGTCTAAAAGCACAATTCCATAAGGCAATTGCATTACATGAAATTGTTACCCTTCACGCTCAAGCTGGCGACCGACTTGCAAAACAAGGTATGCGGGGTTTACAGGCTTTTGAGATGAATCAGGCCATTACTCAAGTCGTGAACCAATAA
- the bioB gene encoding biotin synthase BioB, which translates to MTLRNDWNREEIQALYEQPFLDLVFKAQQVHREHFTANAIQVSTLLSIKTGKCPEDCKYCSQSAHYESKLEAEKRIAVEKVISEAKAAKDSGSSRFCMGAAWRNPHERDMPYVLEMVREVKALGMETCMTLGMLNQSQAERLQVAGLDYYNHNLDTSREYYSHIISTRTFDDRLNTLDYVRQAGMKVCSGGIVGLGESREDRVGLLHELATLPIHPESVPINMLVPIEGTPLADVEKLDVIEWIRTIAVARIIMPHSYIRLSAGRESLSDSDQALAFMAGANSLFSGDKLLTTPNAGEGKDQALFNKLGLTAEKPKPTVADLSVNAMSA; encoded by the coding sequence ATGACTCTACGTAATGATTGGAATCGTGAAGAAATCCAAGCTTTATATGAACAACCCTTCTTGGATTTAGTTTTCAAGGCTCAGCAAGTACATCGCGAGCACTTCACTGCCAATGCGATTCAGGTCAGCACCCTTTTATCGATTAAAACGGGTAAATGCCCTGAAGATTGCAAGTACTGCTCACAATCTGCACATTACGAATCAAAATTAGAAGCAGAAAAACGTATTGCTGTAGAAAAAGTGATTAGCGAAGCAAAAGCTGCAAAAGATTCAGGTTCTTCACGTTTTTGTATGGGCGCAGCTTGGCGTAACCCGCATGAACGCGATATGCCTTATGTGTTAGAAATGGTACGTGAAGTAAAAGCATTAGGTATGGAAACCTGTATGACTTTAGGCATGCTTAACCAATCTCAAGCAGAGCGCCTACAAGTTGCTGGTTTAGATTATTATAACCACAACCTAGATACATCTCGTGAGTACTACTCTCACATTATTAGCACGCGTACTTTTGATGATCGTTTAAATACCCTAGATTATGTTCGCCAAGCTGGAATGAAAGTTTGTAGTGGCGGCATTGTGGGTCTAGGCGAAAGTCGTGAAGACCGTGTTGGTTTATTACATGAATTAGCTACCCTACCAATTCATCCTGAATCTGTACCAATTAACATGCTTGTTCCAATTGAAGGAACGCCTTTAGCAGATGTTGAAAAACTTGATGTAATTGAATGGATCCGTACTATTGCGGTTGCACGTATTATTATGCCGCATAGCTATATTCGACTATCTGCTGGCCGTGAATCATTAAGTGATTCAGATCAAGCATTAGCATTTATGGCAGGTGCAAACTCATTATTCTCTGGTGATAAGTTACTCACCACACCAAATGCAGGTGAAGGTAAAGACCAAGCGTTGTTTAACAAACTCGGCTTAACTGCAGAAAAACCAAAACCAACAGTTGCTGACTTATCAGTAAATGCCATGAGTGCGTAA